A genomic stretch from Hoplias malabaricus isolate fHopMal1 chromosome 4, fHopMal1.hap1, whole genome shotgun sequence includes:
- the srpk2 gene encoding SRSF protein kinase 2 isoform X4, with amino-acid sequence MSVNSEKSSSPERPETQQKVPSAPPPPPPPPPPPEPVAPPEPEEEILGSDDEEQEDPADYCKGGYHPVKIGDLFNGRYHVIRKLGWGHFSTVWLCWDIQGKRFVAMKVVKSAQHYTETALDEIKLLRCVRESDPSDPNKDMVVQLIDDFKISGINGIHVCMVFEVLGHHLLKWIIKSNYQGLPLPCVKSIIRQVLQGLDYLHTKCKIIHTDIKPENILMCVDDAFVRRMAVEATEWQKAGAPPPSGSAVSTAPQLKPVGKISKNKKKKLKKKQKRQAELLERRMLEIEELEREAERQKANEGLNLPPGPALALGDSEDDDDEDEEAEEEEEVERERPVRLTNHTCAAPEQQQQDDDDDDDDDDDDCDVPPNTHTHDNEDPSVERDTNTPTHELVNNPANEEEEEEREETEEEEEEEKTTEEQESEEGQAEEEETEEGPKALPKADDKLEPKGDECTKEEQPELLKEEEGRREVDEEEEDDDDDEDDEDDDGEDEGQELRNSTKGHNDVPKTNGHVILDAKDHDNLSVPLPPVPTPSPLLCPLVESEISTTDRDASDASYELFNGETVSLTNGARHRGTTPRFPELPLDPEPGECAPDEGVPPLSPNADRSRTVSSSSTGDTPKTKTRAADLLVNPLDPRNADTLRVKIADLGNACWVHKHFTEDIQTRQYRSIEVLIGAGYSTPADIWSTACMAFELATGDYLFEPHSGEDYSRDEDHIAHIIELLGCIPRHFALSGKYSREFFNRRGELRHITKLKPWSLFDVLVEKYGWSAEDAGHFTHFLLPMLEMVPEKRASARDCLNHPWLNS; translated from the exons GCCTGAGACGCAGCAGAAAGTTCCATCCGCtccacctccccctcctcctccacctcccccaCCTGAGCCAGTCGCACCCCCAGAGCCAGAAGAGGAGATTTTGGGCTCTGATGATGAGGAACAAGAGGACCCAGCAGACTACTGTAAAG GAGGGTACCATCCAGTAAAGATAGGAGACTTGTTTAATGGGAGATACCATGTGATTCGAAAGCTGGGCTGGGGCCACTTCTCTACCGTCTGGCTATGCTGGGATATCCA AGGAAAGCGTTTTGTGGCAATGAAGGTGGTGAAGAGTGCTCAGCACtatacagaaactgcactggaTGAGATCAAACTACTTCGATGT GTACGTGAAAGCGACCCAAGCGACCCTAATAAAGACATGGTGGTTCAGCTTATTGATGACTTCAAAATCTCTGGGATCAATGGAATCC ATGTGTGCATGGTGTTTGAGGTCCTCGGCCACCATCTGTTGAAGTGGATCATCAAGTCCAACTATCAGGGCCTGCCTTTACCATGTGTAAAGAGCATCATTAGACAG GTCTTGCAGGGTCTGGACTACCTCCACACTAAGTGCAAAAtcatacacacagacatcaAGCCAGAGAATATCCTAATGTGTGTGGATGATGCCTTTGTGAGGCGCATGGCTGTTGAGGCCACAGAATGGCAGAAAGCAGGAGCTCCCCCTCCCTCCGGATCTGCAG TCAGCACAGCCCCCCAGCTCAAACCG GTGGGGAAGAtctcaaaaaacaagaaaaagaagcTAAAAAAGAAGCAGAAGCGGCAGGCAGAGTTGCTGGAAAGACGCATGCTGGAGATTGAGGAACTagagagggaggcagagagacaAAAGGCCAATGAAGGGTTAAACCTACCGCCAGGGCCTGCACTAGCCCTTGGAGATAGTGAAGATGACGAcgatgaagatgaggaggcagaggaagaagaagaggtAGAGAGGGAGCGACCTGTCAGACTGACCAACCACACAT GTGCAGCACCAGAGCAACAGCAgcaagatgatgatgatgatgatgatgatgatgatgatgattgtgatGTGCCtcccaatacacacactcatgacaATGAAGATCCCTCAGTTgaaagagacacaaacacacctacacatgagctggtcaataatcctgctaatgaggaggaggaggaggagcgagAGGAGactgaagaggaggaagaggaggagaaaacaACAGAGGAGCAGGAATCTGAGGAAGGACaggcagaggaagaggaaacagaAGAGGGGCCCAAAGCTTTGCCCAAAGCTGATGACAAGCTGGAGCCAAAAGGAGATGAATGCACAAAAGAGGAGCAGCCTGAGCTACTCAAAGAGGAAGAAGGAAGAAGAGAAGTtgatgaagaagaggaagatgatgacgatgatgaagatgatgaagacGATGATGGAGAAGATGAAGGACAAGAACTTAGGAACTCTACCAAGGGCCACAATGATGTCCCAAAAACTAATGGTCATGTGATTCTAGATGCAAAAGACCATGATAACCTGTCTGTCCCTCTGCCTCCTGTGCCCACTCCGTCGCCTCTGCTTTGCCCCCTGGTGGAGTCTGAGATCAGCACCACTGACCGGGACGCTTCTGACGCCTCCTATGAGCTCTTTAATGGGGAGACAGTGAGTCTCACTAATGGGGCGAGACACCGTGGTACCACCCCACGCTTCCCTGAGCTGCCCCTGGACCCTGAACCAGGAGAATGTGCGCCAGATGAAGGAGTGCCCCCACTGAGCCCAAATGCTGACCGCAGCCGCACAGTATCATCCTCCAGCACTGGAGATACACCTAAAA CTAAGACTCGAGCAGCTGACCTGCTGGTGAATCCACTGGACCCACGCAATGCTGACACACTCAGAGTGAAAATAGCAGACCTGGGCAATGCATGCTGGGTG CACAAGCACTTCACTGAAGATATTCAGACTAGGCAGTACCGCTCCATAGAGGTTCTGATTGGAGCAGGTTACAGCACTCCGGCAGACATCTGGAGCACTGCCTGTATG GCATTTGAGCTGGCCACAGGAGACTACTTATTTGAGCCCCACTCAGGAGAGGACTACTCACGTGATGAAG ATCACATAGCTCACATCATAGAGCTCTTGGGCTGTATTCCACGACACTTTGCTCTCTCTGGAAAATATTCCCGGGAGTTCTTCAACCGGAGAG